aaaatcaattatttacctGTTTCCAAATTCAGAACGACCTTGCAACGTCGGTTATTTTACCGGGTATTTCAtacgtaattattaaaaatattgttgtatcgTATTCGCGTTGTCCTTAatgaaaaagataataatatgttaaggCAAGCAAGgatactattatttatttacgttctgcatatatttttgacattgaAACAGGATTGATTAAGAGAGAACAAAAACATGATAATGTATTTATCAAGAGTAAAGaagttaataaatgtatacgttcaacaaaaaacgcaatatatattttgagataataatgtcatttttgtttcggaaacatttatcatttttatgacACCAAGGTATGCATAACGGATGTAAATAATTAGTGTCTTACTTCTCTCACGCtgtaaaaaattgaaatggaaTAAAGCTACTTTTAAAAAGTTGAGTGAGAGAATATTGATAAAATCTATGTTGAGGTAATTAATTGATCGAACGTCTGCCAGCGAAACCAAAATGGATTATTAGGATGGAAGTTATTGTCAAAGTTGGtgtagataattaatttaaattgtcgcttttgattaattaattatttaacaacgTTAAATAACGTCAATGTGTTAGATTTCAATAggtatttctaatttaaatttatattacattatgatgatacaaaaaacatattaaagatCTACGCTGCATTTAGAAATATCATGAAACATTAATTGATACTAAAAAACTCCCAATAGAGTTTGGAAGAAGCGTTATTGTTCACCCACTGTCATAAAATCCATAATGAAAAAGTTTGGTCCATAGAGGTCACTCCTTAAATTAAACTGCCATCGCTTATGTTCTAgaaacatttattcatttatattattaagacGTGTTACGTAATTGTACAGATCAAGGATTTTATGAAGCAGTAAACATAATCTTATATCGCGAACATTAAACGAAAATCGTCTCGATTTTGTACCTACGGAGGTTTTGAAGGCAGCTGTGAATTCATTACATTCTGTTGCAATCATAAAGTCATAAAAGGACAAGTCTGAGAGGCGAacataaagtataaaatgtatttttatttttgtgtcatgttcatatttacattattaattaaatattactctGTTATCATTTGCTTCAGTTACCACAGGTGTATTGCTGACATTTGTCTGCCTTACACCTAAATAACGTAAATTGGAGCAATGTACCCATATAATGtacagcaaaaataaacaagtgaaatattattacaataataagcAAGTACGCTTTGTCCTTTATTTAACCTACGctagtaaattttaatatccgACTTATGACCGATCCAATTACATGCTAATACTCAAAGGTAAATCTGCTAAATAATGTTTTGGCTAATTTAACGATTAATTTTTGTACCTGTAAATAATTTCCACTTTTATCACCTTCAAATTGATTCCTTATTAAActgactatttttaaataataaacttcaGAGGCAGTAGTAGAAAAGAGAGAACATGCTCGACATTTAGGTTAGCCCTATACCCAAGGGAAGGTTTAAGTGGTCAGAAAATATGGAACAATTGcggcaaagaaaaaaatactacgcgggtgaaaccgcgggaaacaactagttgttcgttagtctcgctaaaactcgggAACAACcaaaccgatttggcttattttagtcttaaaatatttgtgtaaattcaaggaaggtttaaacggtagTAAAATATGAGAACATAGCGAAAAAGATACTGTATATCAACTGTTAGGTGGTAcctacgtagttcgccgggataGCTAATGTCTTATAAATATACGATAGTAAGTGAAATATGACCGTGTCTACATGGGCAATAAACTTTATGTACCCCTTTTGCCCGGCATCCTAACATATTAATAGGTGGTCTAAATCCGTCTGCAAAATACCCAGATTGCACTAGAGATCGATTTGCTAAGCAATGGGTAAATGAGGCTATCTTACTCCTCGCTTTCATATTTGTTGACGCTGACTTATAatcaaactttaatttattatatctacACAGTAGGTAccgatttattgttttatgatgaccaaaattaatatcttatgGAGGTTTTGGTGATGGTATTGAAAGGAGAttctgtgtaaaaaaatattgcctgTTTTTATCCGAATATCTTTAGTTTTCTCCTATCATACTAACTAGAGCACCACCATTCTTCGTTATTATGGTTAGGCCTTGGTGTTGGGTTGTACCTACAttgatctatattttatttataattatgtattttatttatatatttttatgtatgtttatttttcagttcaCTTAACCTTTTTGTTTGTGGCTGACGTGTTATGGTGTATTGCAGAGTAACCCCCGGGGCGAGATGTTCGCGAGCATCTCTAGCTCTCTCATGGAAAGGTTTCGATTCGACAGCAGTGTCAGTGCCGACAGTAGTTTCCAGGTTCGCCTCGCATTGCTGTTCAATGTCTCATTTCATTCATCGGTCCTAAACTGAGATATGTTCAGGAGATTCTCATCTCATATCACTTTTGCTAAGCACttaatgtttttctattttttctattaacaatCACTAATTTCACACCGTAAGGAATTGATGGCTTTCTGGTCAAACAGCGCCACCTAGTTTATAATCGGCgaaatagtaaatatatttctggTTTACTCAATAGATGTCGCGGCTATGCTATGTGTGGTTTaaattctttgaatattttttctttatttatttaatcatttttagaaTAAACATGATTAAGAAATCATTATCTTAggtaaatattacaatagaatAGTTGGAGAGTTTACAATAATTAGTCTAAAGAACTCATTACGTCTTATCCCCCTAATGATTAAATGGGACGCTAATTAGCCAACATCTAAACATCAAAAAACTTGACCACCCAACTAATATCAATTACTCCCAGTAAATTGTAAAACTAGGCGTTTTAATTACTGGCAAAAACTACAATTCATATCCATCCAATTAACTGTATTACTTCCCAAGGGTACTCACACACCAAAACAATACTTGGAAAGTCCAGACGCTTGGCTAGCATTCACAACTAGAGTTCCTTATAGTGTGAAGTGCGTTGGTCCCACGGGATGTGCGAGTAGTAAAGACAAAATAAGATCGATTCCAATGTGTGAGTTACTAAACCCacacatttaaatttttattagtaGTCCACACTGAATTGCGTCAATCAGTAACCACGCTCGTAATTCCCCCAGTCACTGAGTCTTCCCTCTCAGCTGCTCCAGCTGTGTGCGTGCGCTATATTTAATCATCCTTATGTGTGGCCCTGTTCATACTGGCACCATGTGTGCGTTGCCAATGAAGTCTATCCTCTAGGCCAGATGATCTCAAACTATTTacagttgaaaaataattaaattaaaattatcatcatcctGAAAATGCAAAACATCTTATGGCATACTTTAGCCCTCTTTTTTTCTTCCGTAAACCAACAAACCTTGTGGCGTTACTAATTGAAACTCGCTAATTAATGATTAATAGACAGCTAATTATCATCTGTTGGCCtgattattattgttgttagcGTGTGTTGCGCTTTGATAACAGTTGCGGCCAAAGCTTTGGGTTGGCTGCACGGCGCGCACAGGATGCTCGCTTAATCAGTATGACTCAAAGTTTGAGAACCGCTTGCAGtgtctaatattaaaattaatattcccGCTGCCCCAGTCGCGCCTGGGCTCTCGGGAGTGCTGTACTGTGCACTTTCTTGAAATGAATTCAATCACATGTTGCTTTACCAATAAATGTGATCGTTCAGAGAACCTCATAGATAATTGTGTTTGCGTTAGATAACACACGACTGATATTGTGGACTTTTAAATTCGATTTAGTGAGTGAAGCATGATGGCAGAGACAGTTTGCTTCAAGTAGTTGGTGAATAATTTAGTGGTAGTGATCTAGTTCTATTAGGGACAGTAAGAATATATCGGATTGTTGTTAAAATGGGTGTGACGGAGTACGATTGGGATTCTTACAATGGATACTATTCAGTAAGTTTATTGCCTTCAAATCCTCGACtgttttttgtaacttttttataaataatcgctaaataaatactttatcacCTGCCCACTCAAAACTAACTCTTAGTCATTACATTTCGTAAACGTCGAAAATAGTATATTGGATGAAGTTACAATACAAATGTAGGTAGGTAGCTGGGTATATGATGACACCATATTACCTACTTACAGTCATATCATTATTAAGaacttaataaacaaactctttattACTCATACTATCAATAAACACACTATATCATAACGTTATCagtttaaatatgttatattcACTTATGCATTAACAATTATTCCTTTAATTATTCTTATCGAACTACCCTCAATAAGTTTTGACgaacaatcataataatattgcggcaatgcaataaaatatgtaaaacaatatcattGTTATGAGTGGTTGTTTGATTTGTGACCTCATTTGTAGCAGGAAAAGGAATTAAATTGATGATAACGCTCGGCGGCCATGTTGTTTGTCACTTTAAACGTCCCGCCTGCAACTAACTCACAGATACATAGGGCGTGTCGTGTAAAATGATGGGTGGATTTCAAATGTATGCATATGAAAACTGATCAAATACTGATTGCATTTATTAGTAATTACATCATTGAGtctctgtaacattgatggttcTTATGAAAAAGATGAACACGGTATTATGTACTCACTATTCAGGTCTCAAGTTGTATAATAGTATAACGAAACGAAATAGAGAACCCAgcgtaaatatttgaatagtaCCCGTATATCTCATTCGGACCTCATCTAGttaatttagtaacaaaaacatgCGGGATCAGTAAAGTAAAgtagttttcaaattaaacacaaatatgCATCACAAAACATTCCTATCTGCCTTACATAGATAATCTAGAAGCGTTAGATAATCTAGATAGATACGAACCAGTATTAAATAGAGAGTTAAGAgacattattttgataatggACATTGCACCTGTAAGTAGTCGCCGGCCATTATTTTTAGCCGCGTCTTGCATCCGCATCAGTTATAACTACACGTAAATGTTTATGTTCCAACTAACGTGGTACAGTTTCGAAATCTTCCGAGAACATTCACATGTTGTTGAACAGCGTTCACGTTTTAGAACGCTGTGTTATTGGTTTTCATGTTACGATTATATACAGTTCCTTTAGATATTAGATACGATTATAACGAATAGTGTACAAATGTTAACAAATTTGTTATGCTGTAATATTAGTTAACAAATATATAGATagttttatatacatacataacgttgaaaattatttcgtaattcaattcaaaatgcTAAAACTAGTTCTGCATCTACTCAAAAATTCTTAACAACTATGTATAACATGAGAATAATTCTCCTCTAGGGTGAAGAATCTGTCGGTTCGATTAACACAATGTCGATATGCAAGTCGGAACTTCTGTTCTCCCCCGTAAAAGAGGGCGGTCACGGCGTTCACTTCAGCGTGGACAGCCTTGACTGCGAGCTGCCCTCCGAGCAGGACCTCATCCTCACCTGCCAGGCCAACAAGGACAACTACACCATCGCATTTGAGGGCAGTCTCACCACATACTCTGAGGACAGTGAGTGCGTTGAACCGGCCGTCAATCAAAAACATGGTACGAAACAGTTCCTCAACTACTGATGCATTCCACGATAATGATTCAATGTTTACTCAGTTTGCCATGACGCTAATTTCTGATACTGAATCATTGCCGCATGCATAATTACTCATGATAACTTGCCAACTCATAAACATTACGTTTTCAGACAAATTGGGCGAGGAAGACACCTTAGTTTTAGATAACGATGAAAGAACGCGCAGgaatttagaattattagaGAGATGTAAGAAATTAACTAATAAGCTAACTACGTCTATGGCAAGGAGCGATTTAGGATTAACTACTTGGAGTAAGCTTAAGAAACAAACAAGTCAGTCACCCTTAAGGAggtaaagtatttaataatattatctacagAGAATTTTGTGTTTGTTAACTTTGCTCACCTATTCAATAACgcttgtgtttttattttctagacaCCCATCGGGAAACAATAATGAAGGTTCACACGAAGCGACTGATGCAACAGACGACAACATGAGCAATTCAGTTATCAAAAGCCAAAGTTTGCCAAACCTGTACAGGAGGAAACTTATGAGTAGTTCCATAAATTCGGCAGCTCTAAGTAATTCAACGGTATGTATTAGTCTTTAGCCTGCTAAACATTTTAGATATTTCGCTTTATGTCCCTAAgttgaattataattatcttttatttacagGTTGACTCGTTCACGGTGAATCAACGACTTACAGGCAACCCCATGTGCATGAAAGTATACGATGTTTCGCAACACCGATCGACCCAAGGAAGCCAACACTCGGAACCTATGAGCACATCTTCAACTGAAAATCAAACGTCTTCTGATAAAAGTCAGCCAAAACAAACATTTAGCTTGGTTaagttatttatgaaacaaaagagCATGAGCAACGATGGTATTGTTAGCATGGAGCAGTTAGACAGATCAGAGTGCTGGCCGTCGAGCTCGGGCGGCGAGAGTGGCGAGTCCATGGGAGAACAGAAACTCTCAGATTCGAAAACAGCAATCTCTGAACGGCCACAGATAGATATACCTGCTTCTGAAGTAGAAGAAACCTCTTCTGTTGTGTACGAAGAGATCCCTTCGAGTATTAATCCATATAATAACAGAGTATACGACGAAGTATTAATTGAAGAAGAGGAAACTGGCGATGGTGTAAAATTAAGTGATAGTGAATCGAGTAACCTTTATGCCACCGTTAGCAAACCTCACGTTAAGAGAACTAATTTAAACGTCGTAAATAGTCCGTCTAGAATGAGAAGCAACAGAAAGTCTTGTTCCTCTCAGTCTTCAGCAACTAGCGTTAGTATTTCCAGCTGTTCCGAATCTGATGGAACACAAATTACCAGAATGAATAGACTTTTGCAACGTGAACAGTGTGACAATAAATCAACGTCCACTCATCTTGGTTCAGATACTATTGATAAAAGCATTCAAACATCTAGCATGCAAGTATCAAGTGTATCACAAAGAGAATTATTTAAGATCGTCGAACCGTCAtttttagaaaaactaaaagaagGGGATTGTGAAAAACCTGTTTTCGTGTTATATCCTAATTATACTCTCCCAGATATAAGTTTCCTTAATGGAAGacccaatatttatttaaatccgcTAAAAGTAAACGTTTCTCCAAGATCGAATGAAAGCAAGAGAAACCGATTGCAAGTGAAAGGCAAGCGCCCGTTTTCATGCAATGACCTTGaagctttaaagaaaaaaggaCTCGGACATATAAGAGATTGGGATTCACTCAACTTCTTACTACCTATGGAATGCAAGCAATTATTGTCCGAGGTCCCTGAACTTATGCATCACGTAAAAGATAAAGAAGTTGCGCCGAAATGTAACGACAAGTTTTGCAGCGCGGCACCATCTTCGAGGTCTAAGAACCGACCCATGAGCTGCGACTGCAATAACTTGGCTGGAAATACTACAGCTGTATCTTCAAGCTCGAGCACAGCTACTCAGCCCTCGTCAGGTTACCGTGGTTCATCAACCATGCTAACAGATTCGTCAGCCCAGAATAGCCCAGCACCAGCTGGTAATTTCAACCCTTTGTTTGTATACCGCTACGATAGTGCCACAAGTTCAGAGGCGAGTGGCGTTAATAATGAGGGACAGAGAATTAATCCAAATATTCCAAAACGATCACTATCCTTGGCGGATCAAAACCGCATTCTCAAACAAGGAGAATTAGCACCTCCGAGGCCACCACTGCCTAAAAGTATATTGCGCAAGTCAATGGATAAAACACGGAAATCCAACGCACATACCAAACGATACAGCATGTTTGAAATGGATGACCTTATCCAAGATCCGGTCGTCTGCATGACCGCAGCCACggaacataaaactaaaagaagaTCTTTACAAGAACCCTACTACTTACAAAACCCTACAGAGTACAGAAAGAACAATGATATAGCTGCTAAGAGATTATCACAACAGTTTCTTGATGCAGCTGAGAAGGACGCCGATTATAATGAATACTATCCAGATGAAGGTGTGGGAACGGAAAGCAGCCTTGAATCTGGAAAATCAAATGAACTGAAGTTCCATAGGCCACATACTCCACCGTTGCCTAAACCAAGAACTAAGAAAATGGAATACACAGAGTTCCCACCTCCCGGCGCACTTATCAGCAGCGCAGATTTACAACAGCTAGAAGAATTCCTAAAGCACAGTGGATTTAACTGTCTTAACATGGATGAGTGGGATCAAAATCAAATGCAAAAGGTAAGAAATCAGGTGACCAAATTCCTCCAAATGAAGCGATCTCAGGAGGAAAATCAAAGGTCCACAGAATCCAGCGGAAGTAGTTGTAACAGTAAGAAATCTGTGAGTTTTGCGCAGAAATCTGAGGCCACCAGGGCCGATGGGCAACCGTCTCAATTAAAACCAACGGAAGAGATAAAAGCCAGTCTAACGACGCCACCTAACTCGCCCAACATATCCGCTGTGATAGCACAGAGGCTGTACCAGGTAACGTTTCATTTGCTAAAGCTACTTCTGCTCACATGCGTCATTAGCCGTTCATTACTGTGAGTATCTTCGGTTCTTGATTTGCtcttacgttttatttttgttatgttatttagGTTCATGTGTATGCAGAACTGTTAGCTTTTATGGATGTGCTATAATTTTATgctaaagctattttttttacgttgcaCACCTTTCTCTTAGCAAGTTGAACACGTTACCTGAGCTTGTCACTCATTAACCATTCGAATGTGATTTGATTTGTTATAAGTTTTTTCCAGCGAAACAAAGATAGAATACGTTATATATTTCTAGGGCAAGAATCTAGCTGAAATTCCAATCTGTGAGGAAGCGGAAGTTAGCCCGGATGAATTTGGAAGTCCCATCCGCCATGATACTAGGGCAAAATATGATGTCATTGATGTGTCACAAAAGAGAGGTAATCTTAAtgaaatgtttaacaaaatgtaaaatagtataattatgtttatagaGTAAcctactttttcattttttttataatacacgtctatttataatgtcaatttatttatattttcagctTTAGTCTCCAACGTGACCGATGCTGTTGAAATGTTAATTCAACATTTCTCGTCTGCTACGGACCAAGCTGAGTTAGCGTTTTTGGGTGACTCCAAAGATTCTCCAGCTTGCGCCAAAATTGCACTCAACGCGCTATGCCCAGCTCTATACGCAATATTCAGGGATGGCCTTAAAGAAAATATCGAAACCTCGTTTGGGGCTGTTAATAACTCTGTATGGCAGATGGTTGAAGCTACTGCGAGGCAAGGTAAAGTATTGGTACAAATTACCCAttctgtacatttttaaaaagttttgatttttaattgacttATTAATTTCTTAACAGGTCCAATAACAAAATCTCTAAACGAGTTGGTTTTGAGAATCAACAGCGAAGATGCAGTCACCGAAGGACTTGTCAAGTTTAACGCTTTCATCCTTGGACTGCTGAAGTAAGTACTTTAACCTTATCCAAAATCAATGGTTCATTTCTACCAAGGCCAGGGCAATTCAGACTAATATGTGTTTATTTCACTTCTAGCGCGCAGTCTGTAGATGCTTGGGTGTCGTATGTTCGAACCCGGGAGTCAGTACTCGCCAAGCACTACAGTCCAGATTCTCTGATCCTCGCCGGTTGTGTGGGAGAGACGCGATGCCGGGCACTGCTAGATACTCTACTTGCCAGCTTGGAACCGCTGAAGCTCTTACCTTTCTCGCTCGATCTCATGTTTGAAATGCGTGAGCTACACAGAAGTTTCAAGAAGATTGAAAGCGACATGCGTGCCGCCAGTCGGGTAAGTTTAGATAACATtcacaaactaaaatatataaaatgacaCTAAAGCTATTCTCCCATGAAATATACCTGAACAATATTCCGTGACTTTCGTGTTCCAAAACCACTATCGCATACTATCAAACAGCCGCCTGCCGAAGCAACATCgctttatttgcattttattgtttactgcATGTGCTTAACTCACAGTTCACGGCGTACAAACGCGATATTTTAGCATTTACTTTCGTGCACAGCTtacataaaatgcaaataaaggAATGGCCGCTCGATCGAAATCGATCTATGACCTTGACAAGGACTGAAACTTAATAAACTAACGTTAGATGGCATGATGCATGATGCTAAAAACATTTGGTGTATTTAACAGCCCACTTCGATTAACACTCCACCACTAACACTGAACCAGCGGAATTTGCTGAAGCTGGTGCGTTCGATGCAGTCGAGCGGACTCTCAAGCGACGACTGCCAAACCAGTGTCATAATGAGACACAAAGAGCCTAAAAACAAAGAGCCATCCACACCTGACCTGCTAAACGATTCAGCGAACGTTAAGACCACTGTTGAAAAGAACAGACCGCGCTCATGCGTCAATCCGTCAGCGATTGGTTATGACATTTGTCCAAATAATAGCAGGATAGAAATGGAAACAAACCGCAGATGGTCCGGGGTACACTTGGGCTCTAAATTAATGCAAGCTTTCGATAGGCTCGTATTTGATGACAGTGATGATTACACAGATAGCCTAGAAAACAATAAGCCTCCCGCTAAGCTCTCCAGCAATGAAGTAAAGGTAAATCGGCGGTGCTTTGTGtggatattatttaaatgttttgtgctTTGACCAAGGTTTTGTTGCGGTCTTCGTTGTCGTTAATTTGCGGGTTGTTTTTGTACGTTGCTTACAGCttctaacattattttgtttacgcTTTGTTCTCTATTGGTTTCACACACGAcatcttttagattttttgcaaaattaatatgtacttgtgtttttgtatgttttgattCCTATTTCTAGTGCCCTTTATATCTATAATTgatataccaattttttttacagttaatcTATTACCTAGTAGTAACTTTCACATAAGACAGTCTTAATGATTGGTCCGACCCTTTACCTTACACCAAAAGCCATAGATACAAGTAGGTATAACATGATTTTGTTTCCACCAGCTGGAGTGCAGCGGGGAGGAGCAATGGCGGCCAGGGTCGGCCAGCAGCGGAGCTAGTGCCAACACTGGTAACGGTAGCGGCAACTCAGGCGGCAAGTTCAGACGCCTGCAGCTTAAATGGGAAATGCTGAGCAATGCGGAAAGCCCAGTCACCCCGTCAGGTAATAGATCTCCTGATACTTTATTCTATAAACCTCTTTATCCAAAACTAACTACTGGGGTAGTATCTTCACTTTCACTAGTAAGCAATTCTTCAAAACGACGATATTGTcgaaaatatcttaaaactgCCAAAAATGTACCTACCAACTTCTAAATAGGCTAAACAGAATACAATTCGAAGAACAGTCCCTGTttacgtaatatatttttgcgaaaaCAATCAACAGCTGTGTAAACTCTGTCATCTGTTTGACGTCAGCAGACCTTATAAGTATTGTGGATAGAActtgtatatttatgtatgtccTTGTTTACAGGAGAGACATCTCCGGCAGCGGCGCGAGGCTCGAAGATCCCTCGGCCCGTGTCCTCACCAGTGAGGCCAGTGGCTCCTACTCTGCAGTCTCCAGCTAAGAATGCTCATAGGTAAGGAAAACTCTATGCATCGATCTGGGCATTCATTTCCGTTTGATAGACCATGTATGATTTATCGTAGTATCCTGTGGCAAAGCCAGTAGTAGtgctgacaaaaaaataatataaaaaaatattattttaaaaagtataataaatacttaataatattaagaaacattacatacatttctttttctatCGGAAATAACTAATGCGAATCGACAACAATAATCTTTCTCCCACCTCTACTACAAGCCTTTTTTCTCTCTCATCAGGGGTATTCCAGTCCCAGTTCGCAAGGGTACATCACCTACCACAACAACTCCGAGAGCTTCCACAGCGCCCGCGCGAGGCGCCACTGCGACCAAGAAACCGCCGCAAGCTGCCAACAGGTATCAACATTTTAACACATTTAACCTATATATCACAAGAATTTATCATACAACGTAATACTGGCAATTTTCTTCAGCCATTACAATAAATTTACGACTTATTTTTTACACTTCAAGGCTAAAATGAACACATATTTATCTCGGGTGGCggcatttatttatgttttcttttttcgtgaaatgctttaatattatttttcgcaccgctattatattattatgcttatATCGCACTATCTTCAGAACTTTACCCGAGATGACGGCGAAGAGGCCAATAGCGAAGCCAAGAATACAAAACGATCCAGTTTCTAGATACCCTACTGATAAGAGAATACCGTATGTACTGGTTGGGAATTAACTTGTGACTAACAATGTCATCGTTAAGAATAATAGCCTCACAAATATTAATAGCATGTGCATGTAGGTTTATGCTAAAGATAATCTACGAGAAAAATGTATTCCAGAAATTATCAAAGAATTTTTGGCAGTATATTCTACTACATTTTAACGAACATAATatcgatttaaattattgtttgaataaCCACTTTCGTACCCTCACGATTCTAATTTATTGCAATGTTTACTATGCTTTTCCTTAACAGCACACAA
This sequence is a window from Trichoplusia ni isolate ovarian cell line Hi5 chromosome 8, tn1, whole genome shotgun sequence. Protein-coding genes within it:
- the LOC113496438 gene encoding uncharacterized protein LOC113496438 isoform X1, with amino-acid sequence MIALVLCLLGQILEMAKSAYGKIELEQFEPKKEKRRKHKKRVRKRRGRRGPPPRLGLKAASPGVAGTDEDCNSNTSLTGSQHSTHDDIDAHCDNSGYLWFLDYNPIFRDGSCHHTSVLSSVSASYKGISDLTSRFEFTSRYNDIARDLDANLAEADMESFRTEDIHALLMTANLPHDTIIDDRTHDSNPRGEMFASISSSLMERFRFDSSVSADSSFQGEESVGSINTMSICKSELLFSPVKEGGHGVHFSVDSLDCELPSEQDLILTCQANKDNYTIAFEGSLTTYSEDSECVEPAVNQKHDKLGEEDTLVLDNDERTRRNLELLERCKKLTNKLTTSMARSDLGLTTWSKLKKQTSQSPLRRHPSGNNNEGSHEATDATDDNMSNSVIKSQSLPNLYRRKLMSSSINSAALSNSTVDSFTVNQRLTGNPMCMKVYDVSQHRSTQGSQHSEPMSTSSTENQTSSDKSQPKQTFSLVKLFMKQKSMSNDGIVSMEQLDRSECWPSSSGGESGESMGEQKLSDSKTAISERPQIDIPASEVEETSSVVYEEIPSSINPYNNRVYDEVLIEEEETGDGVKLSDSESSNLYATVSKPHVKRTNLNVVNSPSRMRSNRKSCSSQSSATSVSISSCSESDGTQITRMNRLLQREQCDNKSTSTHLGSDTIDKSIQTSSMQVSSVSQRELFKIVEPSFLEKLKEGDCEKPVFVLYPNYTLPDISFLNGRPNIYLNPLKVNVSPRSNESKRNRLQVKGKRPFSCNDLEALKKKGLGHIRDWDSLNFLLPMECKQLLSEVPELMHHVKDKEVAPKCNDKFCSAAPSSRSKNRPMSCDCNNLAGNTTAVSSSSSTATQPSSGYRGSSTMLTDSSAQNSPAPAGNFNPLFVYRYDSATSSEASGVNNEGQRINPNIPKRSLSLADQNRILKQGELAPPRPPLPKSILRKSMDKTRKSNAHTKRYSMFEMDDLIQDPVVCMTAATEHKTKRRSLQEPYYLQNPTEYRKNNDIAAKRLSQQFLDAAEKDADYNEYYPDEGVGTESSLESGKSNELKFHRPHTPPLPKPRTKKMEYTEFPPPGALISSADLQQLEEFLKHSGFNCLNMDEWDQNQMQKVRNQVTKFLQMKRSQEENQRSTESSGSSCNSKKSVSFAQKSEATRADGQPSQLKPTEEIKASLTTPPNSPNISAVIAQRLYQGKNLAEIPICEEAEVSPDEFGSPIRHDTRAKYDVIDVSQKRALVSNVTDAVEMLIQHFSSATDQAELAFLGDSKDSPACAKIALNALCPALYAIFRDGLKENIETSFGAVNNSVWQMVEATARQGPITKSLNELVLRINSEDAVTEGLVKFNAFILGLLNAQSVDAWVSYVRTRESVLAKHYSPDSLILAGCVGETRCRALLDTLLASLEPLKLLPFSLDLMFEMRELHRSFKKIESDMRAASRPTSINTPPLTLNQRNLLKLVRSMQSSGLSSDDCQTSVIMRHKEPKNKEPSTPDLLNDSANVKTTVEKNRPRSCVNPSAIGYDICPNNSRIEMETNRRWSGVHLGSKLMQAFDRLVFDDSDDYTDSLENNKPPAKLSSNEVKLECSGEEQWRPGSASSGASANTGNGSGNSGGKFRRLQLKWEMLSNAESPVTPSGETSPAAARGSKIPRPVSSPVRPVAPTLQSPAKNAHRGIPVPVRKGTSPTTTTPRASTAPARGATATKKPPQAANRTLPEMTAKRPIAKPRIQNDPVSRYPTDKRIPTSRVDGAGPGSGGGAPRPASLPYGRTPPPAAPRRAASSSAARNHHSNTHKHKYVRTLWHRLPSDSGHLAFNEGERLRLILEVDDQYLLCCRGEQKGLVPRDAVLLEDF